The following proteins are encoded in a genomic region of Mycolicibacterium confluentis:
- the adh gene encoding aldehyde dehydrogenase encodes MTVYARPGTDGALMSFDARYDNYIGGEWVAPSAGRYFENRTPVTGEVFCEVARSDESDIEKALDAAHAAAPAWGKTSASERAIVLNKIADRIEENLEAIALAESWDNGKPIRETLNADIPLAVDHFRYFAGAIRAQEGSLSEIDGDTVAYHFHEPLGVVGQIIPWNFPILMAVWKLAPALAAGNAIVLKPAEQTPASVLYLFSVIGDLLPAGVVNIVNGFGVEAGKPLASSNRIAKIAFTGETTTGRLIMQYASQNLIPVTLELGGKSPNIFFNDVLAANDDYQDKALEGFTMFALNQGEVCTCPSRSLIQADIYDEFLAMAAIRTKAVRQGDPLDTETMIGAQASNDQLEKILSYIEIGKSEGAQLITGGERADLGGDLNGGYYVAPTIFTGHNKMRIFQEEIFGPVVAVTSFKDYDDAMNLANDTLYGLGAGVWSRDGNTAYRAGRDIKAGRVWTNCYHQYPAHAAFGGYKQSGIGRENHLMMLDHYQQTKNLLVSYSNKAQGFF; translated from the coding sequence ATGACTGTCTACGCACGTCCCGGCACCGACGGCGCCCTGATGTCGTTCGACGCCCGCTACGACAACTACATCGGCGGCGAGTGGGTGGCGCCGAGCGCGGGCCGCTACTTCGAGAACCGCACGCCGGTCACGGGTGAGGTGTTCTGCGAGGTCGCGCGGTCGGACGAGTCCGACATCGAGAAGGCGCTCGACGCCGCGCACGCCGCCGCGCCCGCCTGGGGCAAGACATCCGCGTCCGAGCGGGCCATCGTCCTCAACAAGATCGCCGACCGCATCGAGGAGAACCTCGAGGCGATCGCACTGGCGGAGTCCTGGGACAACGGCAAGCCGATCCGCGAGACGCTCAACGCCGACATTCCGCTGGCCGTGGACCACTTCCGGTACTTCGCCGGTGCGATCCGCGCGCAGGAGGGCTCGCTGAGCGAGATCGACGGCGACACCGTCGCGTACCACTTCCACGAGCCGCTCGGTGTGGTCGGGCAGATCATCCCGTGGAACTTCCCGATCCTGATGGCCGTCTGGAAGCTGGCTCCCGCGCTGGCCGCGGGCAACGCGATCGTGCTCAAGCCCGCCGAGCAGACCCCGGCCTCGGTGCTGTACCTGTTCTCGGTCATCGGGGACCTGCTGCCCGCCGGTGTGGTCAACATCGTCAACGGGTTCGGCGTCGAGGCGGGCAAGCCGCTGGCGTCGAGCAACCGCATCGCCAAGATCGCCTTCACCGGTGAGACCACCACGGGCCGGCTGATCATGCAGTACGCCAGCCAGAACCTGATCCCGGTCACCCTGGAGCTGGGCGGCAAGAGCCCCAACATCTTCTTCAACGACGTGCTGGCCGCCAACGACGACTACCAGGACAAGGCGCTCGAGGGCTTCACGATGTTCGCCCTCAACCAGGGTGAAGTGTGCACCTGCCCGTCGCGCTCCCTGATCCAGGCCGACATCTACGACGAGTTCCTGGCGATGGCCGCGATCCGCACCAAGGCCGTGCGCCAGGGCGACCCGCTGGACACCGAGACCATGATCGGCGCGCAGGCCTCCAACGACCAGCTCGAGAAGATCCTGTCCTACATCGAGATCGGCAAGAGCGAAGGCGCGCAGCTCATCACCGGTGGCGAGCGTGCCGACCTCGGTGGCGACCTCAACGGCGGCTACTACGTCGCGCCGACGATCTTCACGGGCCACAACAAGATGCGGATCTTCCAGGAGGAGATCTTCGGTCCCGTCGTCGCGGTGACGTCCTTCAAGGACTACGACGACGCGATGAACCTGGCCAACGACACCCTGTACGGCCTGGGCGCCGGCGTGTGGAGCCGCGACGGCAACACCGCCTACCGCGCCGGACGCGACATCAAGGCCGGCCGCGTGTGGACCAACTGCTACCACCAGTACCCCGCGCACGCCGCGTTCGGTGGATACAAGCAGTCCGGCATCGGGCGGGAGAACCACCTGATGATGCTCGACCACTACCAGCAGACGAAGAACCTGCTGGTCAGTTACTCCAACAAGGCTCAGGGCTTCTTCTGA
- the rpsI gene encoding 30S ribosomal protein S9, giving the protein MTEETTEAPEAVEAPEAVEVIDVEVVDETAPREPVYIDRPIQTVGRRKEAVVRVRLVPGTGKFNLDGRTLENYFPNKVHQQLIKAPLVTVDRVDAFDIYAHLDGGGPSGQAGALRLAIARALILVTPEDRPALKKAGFLTRDPRAIERKKYGLKKARKAPQYSKR; this is encoded by the coding sequence GTGACCGAAGAGACCACTGAAGCCCCCGAGGCTGTCGAAGCCCCCGAGGCTGTCGAGGTTATTGACGTGGAAGTCGTTGACGAGACCGCTCCCCGCGAGCCCGTCTACATCGACCGCCCGATCCAGACCGTCGGCCGCCGCAAGGAGGCCGTCGTCCGCGTCCGCCTGGTGCCCGGCACCGGCAAGTTCAACCTGGATGGCCGGACCCTGGAGAACTACTTCCCGAACAAGGTTCACCAGCAGCTGATCAAGGCTCCGCTGGTGACCGTGGATCGGGTGGACGCCTTCGACATCTACGCCCACCTCGATGGTGGAGGCCCCTCGGGTCAGGCTGGCGCGTTGCGCCTGGCCATCGCCCGTGCCCTCATCCTGGTGACGCCCGAGGATCGCCCCGCCCTGAAGAAGGCCGGCTTCCTCACGCGTGACCCGCGTGCCATCGAGCGCAAGAAGTACGGCCTCAAGAAGGCCCGCAAGGCGCCGCAGTACAGCAAGCGCTGA
- a CDS encoding WXG100 family type VII secretion target, with protein sequence MTDTLSTDFVLMAKAAAATDARGAEVRALLQTFLSRMTSVPPSVWSGPAATVFQDAVGRWGAESNRLCGALDGIAATIRANEQSLREAADTHARHLGSAVADL encoded by the coding sequence ATGACGGACACCCTGTCCACAGATTTCGTGTTGATGGCCAAAGCCGCGGCCGCCACCGACGCTCGCGGAGCCGAGGTCCGTGCGCTGCTGCAGACCTTTCTTTCGCGCATGACCTCGGTGCCGCCGTCGGTCTGGAGTGGGCCCGCGGCCACGGTGTTCCAGGACGCCGTGGGGCGCTGGGGCGCGGAATCGAACCGGCTGTGCGGCGCGCTGGACGGCATCGCCGCGACCATCCGGGCCAACGAGCAGTCGCTGCGTGAGGCCGCCGACACCCACGCCCGCCACCTCGGCTCCGCGGTCGCGGACCTGTAG
- a CDS encoding GAF domain-containing protein, protein MSSADKTARSDPSRARAVRTAHEKFLAGEVGAADLEIVRPLIAQSWQRSLAKGVDPNIGGARESSAAQHIADMRDRHPLAPALPVIRRLLVEDAMESGALVAVTSADGTLLWVEGDAVAQRKAEQMNFVPGADWSERGAGTNAPGTALALDRELQIHGSEHFSRIVQPWSCTAAPVHDPDSGALLGAIDLTGGVQIASPQTLALVRATAVAVENHLALLRLTGAAPEPAEPQPHLVVLGADRPRWVVTDEFGHLRASQLTGRHADILVLLSRHPEGLSADHLALLLDDKDLDVVTVRAEMSRLRKVIGSPQLGSRPYRLTLPITTDVGEVFAALDAGDVDAALARYQGPLLPQSASPAIARLRTQLSATLRAAVLAEAAEQPQLLRRWLDLPEGRDDRDGWEALHRSAPDTASRAQAGGHLAGIDFALG, encoded by the coding sequence GTGAGCTCGGCGGACAAGACAGCACGAAGCGACCCCTCGCGGGCGCGCGCTGTCCGGACGGCGCACGAGAAGTTTCTGGCTGGGGAGGTCGGGGCGGCCGATCTCGAGATCGTGCGCCCGCTGATCGCGCAGAGTTGGCAGCGCAGCCTGGCCAAGGGAGTCGATCCCAACATCGGCGGCGCACGCGAGTCGTCGGCTGCCCAGCACATCGCCGACATGCGGGACCGGCATCCGCTGGCCCCGGCGCTGCCGGTGATCCGTCGCCTCCTGGTCGAGGACGCCATGGAGTCCGGCGCATTGGTGGCTGTGACGTCGGCCGACGGCACCCTGCTGTGGGTCGAAGGCGACGCGGTCGCGCAGCGCAAGGCCGAGCAGATGAACTTCGTGCCCGGTGCGGACTGGAGTGAACGCGGAGCGGGCACCAACGCGCCCGGCACCGCGCTGGCGTTGGACCGCGAACTGCAGATCCACGGCTCCGAGCACTTCTCCCGCATTGTGCAGCCGTGGAGTTGCACGGCCGCCCCCGTGCATGACCCAGACAGCGGTGCGCTGCTCGGGGCGATCGACCTGACTGGGGGAGTGCAGATCGCCTCGCCGCAGACGCTGGCGCTGGTGCGCGCGACGGCCGTCGCGGTGGAGAACCATCTGGCGCTGCTGAGGCTGACCGGTGCGGCGCCCGAACCTGCCGAACCCCAGCCGCACCTGGTGGTCCTCGGCGCCGATCGCCCGCGCTGGGTCGTCACCGATGAGTTCGGGCACCTGCGCGCATCGCAGTTGACCGGCAGGCACGCCGACATCCTGGTGCTGCTGAGCCGCCACCCCGAGGGGCTCAGCGCCGATCACCTGGCGCTGCTGCTCGACGACAAGGACCTCGACGTCGTCACCGTGCGCGCCGAGATGTCCCGGCTGCGCAAGGTGATCGGCAGCCCGCAGTTGGGGTCTCGGCCCTACCGGCTCACGCTGCCCATCACCACCGACGTCGGCGAGGTCTTCGCGGCCCTGGACGCCGGTGACGTCGACGCTGCCCTGGCGCGCTACCAGGGCCCGCTGCTGCCCCAGTCGGCATCGCCGGCGATCGCCCGGCTGCGCACGCAGTTGTCGGCAACGCTGCGCGCCGCGGTGCTGGCCGAGGCAGCGGAGCAGCCCCAGCTCCTGCGGCGGTGGCTCGATCTGCCCGAAGGCCGCGACGACCGCGACGGCTGGGAAGCGCTGCACCGCAGCGCCCCCGACACCGCCAGCCGCGCACAGGCCGGCGGTCACCTGGCCGGCATCGACTTCGCGCTCGGTTGA
- a CDS encoding type VII secretion-associated protein produces MTRAVVCEVGPVSVRMRSEGRTTKADPALTAAVLDHDVDALTVLGDSVVPTAEVWRRLLEPLLDGADAATLVHPTWWRPARVAVLAEGAATLVSPAACVTRADMVTDGGAAMVEIAPRLVLIRGSEEPSALPRPVLSDDRAAVVAEVVRAVLDRPGPVWIDAPVDVPGAQALMNDIADRLAGQGRACRTVDPLRWAPAAAEAEQPTSQRPRIGLLVAAVTTAVLLSAGAISWIGTSPRQSAAGPTATLVEGRVTAVIPQHWTVRHVVTGPGSRRVEVISPDAAAVLHVTQAPVPGRGIAEVATDLWTSLDAQSPGVFVDFNPRDQRGGRHVVSYREQRDGRDIRWLVLVDGDTRIGIGCQSRRGAEQDVAQACDDAVRTAREIR; encoded by the coding sequence ATGACTCGTGCCGTGGTGTGCGAGGTGGGTCCGGTGTCCGTGCGGATGCGCAGTGAAGGGCGCACGACTAAAGCGGATCCCGCGCTCACCGCGGCGGTGCTCGACCACGACGTCGACGCCCTGACAGTCCTCGGCGATAGCGTCGTGCCCACGGCCGAGGTGTGGCGACGTCTTCTCGAACCGCTGCTCGATGGCGCCGACGCGGCGACGCTGGTCCATCCCACGTGGTGGCGGCCCGCGCGGGTCGCCGTACTCGCCGAGGGCGCCGCCACCCTTGTGAGCCCGGCGGCGTGCGTCACGCGCGCGGACATGGTGACCGACGGCGGGGCCGCAATGGTGGAGATCGCACCAAGGCTCGTACTGATCCGTGGTTCCGAGGAGCCCAGCGCCCTACCGCGCCCCGTGCTGTCCGACGACAGGGCGGCCGTCGTGGCCGAGGTGGTGCGCGCAGTGCTGGACCGGCCGGGACCGGTGTGGATCGATGCTCCCGTCGATGTGCCCGGCGCGCAGGCACTCATGAATGACATCGCCGACCGCCTGGCCGGCCAGGGACGAGCCTGCCGCACCGTGGACCCACTTCGATGGGCCCCGGCCGCCGCCGAGGCCGAACAGCCCACGTCGCAGCGCCCCCGCATCGGACTTCTCGTGGCCGCAGTCACCACCGCGGTACTGCTGTCAGCAGGGGCGATCTCGTGGATCGGCACCTCGCCGCGACAGAGCGCGGCAGGGCCCACGGCGACACTCGTCGAGGGCCGCGTGACCGCCGTGATCCCACAGCACTGGACCGTCCGTCACGTCGTGACCGGGCCCGGTTCGAGACGAGTGGAGGTGATCTCGCCCGATGCGGCGGCGGTCCTGCACGTGACGCAGGCCCCGGTGCCAGGGCGCGGGATCGCCGAGGTCGCCACGGATCTGTGGACGTCGCTCGACGCGCAGTCGCCCGGCGTCTTCGTCGACTTCAATCCGCGGGATCAGCGGGGCGGGCGCCACGTCGTCAGCTACCGGGAACAGCGCGATGGCCGGGACATCCGCTGGCTGGTGCTCGTCGACGGCGACACCCGGATCGGGATCGGCTGCCAGAGCCGTCGCGGCGCCGAGCAGGACGTGGCGCAGGCGTGCGACGACGCGGTGCGAACGGCGCGCGAGATCCGCTGA
- a CDS encoding WXG100 family type VII secretion target — translation MDPVLSYQFGEIEAGVRREIHATATQLNALLDDLKAAIAPLQEVWTRDAAAAYRVEQTRWNRAATALNDILVRLGNAVRDGTAAVADADRHAATTWYR, via the coding sequence ATGGACCCGGTGCTGTCCTATCAGTTCGGAGAGATCGAGGCGGGGGTGCGGCGCGAGATCCACGCCACCGCAACGCAGTTGAATGCGCTGCTGGACGACCTCAAGGCCGCGATCGCCCCGCTGCAGGAGGTGTGGACGCGAGACGCGGCGGCCGCCTACCGCGTCGAACAGACCCGGTGGAACCGCGCCGCGACCGCTCTCAACGACATCCTCGTCCGCCTCGGCAACGCGGTGCGGGACGGAACCGCCGCCGTTGCGGACGCCGATCGGCACGCGGCCACCACCTGGTACCGGTAG
- the rplM gene encoding 50S ribosomal protein L13 — MPTYTPKAGDTTREWYVIDAQDVVLGRLAVAAATLLRGKHKPTFTPNVDGGDFVIIVNAEKIAVSGDKLTNKFAYSHSGYPGGLRKRSIGELLEKHPTRVVENAVIGMLPHTKLGRQIQKKLKVYAGPDHPHAAQQPVKYEIKQVSQ; from the coding sequence GTGCCTACGTACACGCCTAAGGCGGGTGACACCACGCGTGAGTGGTACGTCATCGACGCCCAGGACGTGGTGCTCGGCCGCCTTGCCGTCGCGGCAGCCACCCTGCTGCGCGGCAAGCACAAGCCGACGTTCACGCCCAATGTCGACGGCGGTGACTTCGTCATCATCGTCAACGCAGAAAAGATCGCCGTCAGCGGCGACAAGCTGACCAACAAGTTTGCCTACAGCCACTCGGGTTATCCCGGCGGCCTGCGCAAGCGCAGCATCGGTGAGCTGCTGGAGAAGCACCCGACCCGCGTCGTTGAGAACGCGGTCATCGGCATGCTGCCCCACACCAAGCTCGGTCGGCAGATCCAGAAGAAGCTGAAGGTCTACGCGGGTCCCGATCATCCGCACGCGGCCCAGCAGCCGGTGAAGTACGAGATCAAGCAGGTGAGCCAGTGA
- the glmM gene encoding phosphoglucosamine mutase produces the protein MGRLFGTDGVRGLANRDLTAELALALGSAAARQLARSGPARRRVAVVGRDPRASGEMLEAAVIAGLTSEGVDALRVGVLPTPAVAYLTNAYDADFGVMISASHNPMPDNGIKIFGPGGHKLDDDTEDRITELVAAGPGERPVGAGIGRIVDAEDALERYLLHVAKAATTRLDGLTVVVDCANGAASVAAPAAYRAAGANVVAISAAPDGLNINDGCGSTHLDGLRAAVLAHGADLGLAHDGDADRCLAVDATGAVIDGDAIMVVLALAMQEADELASNTLVATVMSNLGLHLAMREAGISVRTTAVGDRYVLEELRAGEFTLGGEQSGHIVLPAFGTTGDGIVTGLRVMSRMAQTGRPLSDLVATMRTLPQVLINVAVADKATVAQAPEVQTAVREAELELGDTGRILLRPSGTEQLVRVMVEAADEDTASLVAARVAEAVSRAQ, from the coding sequence ATGGGTCGACTGTTCGGCACCGATGGTGTCCGAGGACTCGCCAACCGCGATCTGACTGCCGAACTGGCACTCGCGTTGGGTTCTGCCGCGGCGCGGCAACTGGCCCGAAGCGGGCCCGCCCGGCGTCGCGTGGCGGTGGTGGGGCGGGATCCCCGCGCCAGCGGCGAGATGCTCGAAGCCGCGGTGATCGCGGGTCTGACCAGCGAAGGTGTCGACGCCCTTCGCGTCGGTGTACTGCCCACCCCGGCGGTCGCCTACCTGACGAACGCCTATGACGCTGACTTCGGCGTGATGATCTCCGCCTCGCACAACCCCATGCCGGACAACGGCATCAAGATCTTCGGCCCCGGTGGCCACAAACTCGACGACGACACCGAGGACCGCATCACCGAACTCGTCGCTGCGGGTCCGGGAGAGCGCCCCGTCGGCGCCGGCATCGGCCGGATCGTCGACGCCGAGGACGCCCTGGAACGCTATCTGCTCCATGTGGCCAAGGCCGCGACCACTCGTCTGGACGGCCTGACCGTTGTCGTCGACTGCGCCAACGGCGCCGCGTCCGTCGCCGCCCCCGCCGCCTACCGCGCCGCGGGTGCGAATGTGGTGGCCATCAGCGCGGCCCCGGACGGGCTCAACATCAACGACGGCTGCGGCTCCACACACCTCGACGGTCTGCGGGCCGCGGTCCTCGCGCACGGTGCCGACCTCGGCCTGGCCCACGACGGCGACGCGGACCGGTGCCTGGCCGTCGACGCCACGGGCGCGGTGATCGACGGCGACGCGATCATGGTGGTGCTCGCCCTGGCCATGCAGGAGGCCGACGAACTCGCGTCGAACACCCTGGTCGCCACCGTGATGAGCAACCTGGGTCTGCATCTGGCCATGCGGGAGGCCGGTATCTCCGTCCGCACCACGGCGGTCGGTGACCGCTATGTGCTGGAGGAACTGCGCGCCGGGGAGTTCACCCTCGGTGGTGAGCAGTCCGGGCACATCGTGCTCCCCGCGTTCGGCACCACGGGCGACGGCATCGTCACGGGCCTGCGGGTGATGTCCCGGATGGCCCAGACCGGGCGGCCGCTGAGCGATCTGGTCGCGACCATGCGCACACTTCCGCAGGTGCTGATCAACGTCGCTGTCGCGGACAAGGCCACCGTGGCGCAGGCGCCCGAGGTGCAGACGGCAGTGCGTGAGGCCGAACTCGAGCTCGGCGACACCGGACGAATCCTGTTGCGCCCGTCGGGAACCGAGCAGTTGGTGCGGGTCATGGTGGAGGCCGCCGACGAGGACACCGCGAGCCTGGTGGCCGCGCGCGTGGCCGAGGCGGTCAGCAGAGCGCAGTAG
- a CDS encoding alpha/beta hydrolase — translation MTSDMNSVIDRYAAFLPAARRAPTAAPHSTWMPWRGRRVHIARGGDPTAPVRGILVHGGGGYSAALWPLAGLVAAEGVEVLAPDLPLYGYTEEPRPGAVRYSDWVHLMCDIIEAERRRDPRPIILFGASMGGMLAYEAAARTGGVAAVLATSLLDTEDPAVREAVARFPGGRFSDVALRAISPVVGSVRVPIRWLADMSAMSGDPGLATLCASDPRGGGARVPLGFLSSWLNFGHTPPERYRGAPVTLVAPAADAWTPPEVSLRFLQRISVTTATVMLENCGHYPIEEPGLTQLAEAGRETVRAVLEQAG, via the coding sequence ATGACCAGCGACATGAACAGCGTGATCGACCGGTACGCGGCCTTCCTGCCCGCCGCGCGTCGGGCGCCGACGGCGGCACCGCACTCGACGTGGATGCCCTGGCGTGGCCGCCGCGTCCACATCGCCCGCGGGGGTGACCCGACGGCCCCGGTGCGCGGCATTCTGGTGCACGGCGGCGGCGGGTACTCGGCGGCACTGTGGCCGCTGGCGGGTCTCGTGGCCGCCGAGGGCGTCGAGGTGCTGGCCCCGGATCTGCCCCTGTACGGCTACACCGAAGAACCCCGACCGGGTGCCGTCCGGTATTCGGACTGGGTCCACCTGATGTGCGACATCATCGAGGCCGAACGCCGACGGGACCCACGCCCGATCATCCTGTTCGGCGCGAGCATGGGCGGCATGCTGGCCTACGAGGCGGCCGCCCGCACGGGTGGGGTGGCGGCCGTGCTCGCGACGTCTCTGCTGGACACCGAGGACCCAGCGGTGCGCGAGGCCGTGGCCCGGTTCCCCGGCGGCAGGTTCAGTGATGTTGCGTTGCGTGCGATCAGTCCGGTGGTGGGGTCGGTGCGGGTGCCTATCCGCTGGCTGGCCGACATGTCCGCGATGAGCGGTGACCCCGGCCTGGCCACGCTGTGTGCGTCAGATCCGCGCGGCGGCGGTGCGCGGGTGCCCTTGGGATTCCTGTCGAGTTGGCTGAACTTTGGGCACACGCCGCCGGAGCGGTATCGGGGCGCGCCGGTGACCCTGGTCGCCCCGGCCGCCGACGCCTGGACCCCACCCGAGGTGAGCCTTCGTTTCCTGCAACGCATCTCGGTGACAACCGCAACGGTGATGCTGGAGAACTGCGGGCACTACCCGATCGAGGAGCCTGGTCTGACGCAGCTCGCCGAGGCGGGGCGGGAGACGGTCAGGGCCGTTCTGGAGCAAGCTGGGTGA
- a CDS encoding TetR/AcrR family transcriptional regulator, with the protein MVEAAAQVFSREGLSATTNRIAERAGVSIGTLYQYFPDKHALLRAIAARHVRDGERRLTSLFDRLRTEAPAFDETMACVLTELVDLHRDRPALHALLHRLTTTSADIEELQDFEDRLCGEVAFHLKRCERGGDDPDQLARTLVAAVDAQLHRVLTRTGYGDDAVEQLCRTVTQLAPERP; encoded by the coding sequence CTGGTGGAGGCGGCCGCGCAGGTGTTCTCGCGGGAGGGGCTGTCCGCCACCACCAACCGCATCGCCGAACGTGCCGGAGTCTCGATCGGCACCCTCTACCAGTACTTCCCCGACAAACACGCCCTGCTGCGGGCCATCGCGGCCCGCCATGTGCGTGACGGGGAGCGGCGGTTGACCTCGCTGTTCGACCGGTTGCGCACCGAGGCGCCCGCGTTCGACGAGACCATGGCGTGCGTCCTGACCGAACTCGTCGACCTGCACCGCGACCGCCCGGCGTTGCATGCCCTGCTTCACCGACTGACCACGACCAGTGCTGACATCGAGGAACTGCAGGACTTCGAGGACAGACTCTGCGGTGAGGTGGCCTTCCACCTCAAGCGTTGTGAGCGCGGCGGCGACGACCCCGACCAGCTCGCCCGGACTCTCGTCGCCGCGGTCGACGCGCAGTTGCATCGAGTGCTGACCAGGACCGGCTACGGCGACGACGCCGTCGAGCAGTTGTGCCGCACGGTCACCCAGCTTGCTCCAGAACGGCCCTGA